A single window of Drosophila suzukii chromosome 3, CBGP_Dsuzu_IsoJpt1.0, whole genome shotgun sequence DNA harbors:
- the LOC108020269 gene encoding ecto-NOX disulfide-thiol exchanger 2 isoform X1 — protein sequence MLPLFGTMPNGVSLPNHPNFLNQLAAAISTAASTTSVVGNPSSPPKQNQNKMAKPQQQPQGSAPMDLENENEHSADVSSTTAHKDPKMQATSSSLSLPDSAQLYLNGLMHTPPGYLYFPAAQAGGAPAPGNAPATGGGSTAAASGGSATNAQMLMDPTAMMAAAMQQMQQMHYAAAAAAGMTTEAGAGLEAALSADGVTPAGLKEVIKTKNCILFPPNPNAPPPTIRERPPGCRTVFVGGLPENITEEVIREIFESCGEITTLRMSKKNFCHIRYRQEGAIDRAIYLSGYRLRISALNEPPNFGRLHVDYAQARDDQYDYECRQRQHQREQRHRERMSMDRMRSQSPPPIPHYTDHEATAVAEHLRTNETFVKAIQTITAWLERGDCTKRNANVFYSMIQSTHAHVRRLHADKLQLEEDLKKARDSYRNQMGTMSTQFTQIEKVFNAASHKKVWDHFTKAQRKNIDQWKKLATELRTVQITDDDEMEISDDERDYDRRGPSAKRIRYDSEGLKDENDSLRCQLEAIRHEMNLERSDYVQREKQIKVLQETIRNMQTQLLQTKLREQKDTKVIEQLERNLKDAGVKQLLLKTKIKETADKLKDKEANSTGASNASNASNLDYSSGDSCSQEDTEIIPHQKQPEPEIIDIDKVDDDVTIIIEHQSGVVEIHEIEDDDKLEPAIDSAGNKATKSIIESISKSNSEENINKVSTEHTPPSPGKEVTFKSLALTEAKIIALASAYLVLHPHGVDIANIASYLSGMLCNGAAPNNHEDLANILGKYTNLFKPDQAKWRFCGFSEPTESQSESK from the exons ATGC TACCGCTCTTTGGGACCATGCCGAATGGCGTAAGTTTGCCAAATCACCCGAACTTCCTCAACCAATTGGCGGCTGCCATTTCCACGGCAGCCTCGACGACATCGGTCGTGGGAAATCCCTCGTCGCCGCCCAAACAAAACCAGAATAAGATGGCCAAGCCCCAACAGCAACCGCAGGGGAGTGCGCCCATGGATCTGGAAAATGAGAATGAACACTCCGCGGATGTCAGCTCTACGACGGCCCACAAGGATCCGAAAATGCAGGCCACATCCTCATCGCTGTCCCTGCCGGACTCAGCTCAACTATACCTGAATGGCTTGATGCACACGCCTCCGGGCTATCTGTATTTTCCGGCTGCCCAGGCGGGTGGTGCTCCTGCCCCCGGAAATGCACCCGCGACAGGAGGCGGATCCACAGCAGCAGCTTCAGGAGGTAGCGCCACCAATGCCCAGATGCTAATGGATCCCACGGCCATGATGGCAGCGGCCATGCAGCAGATGCAACAAATGCACTACGCAGCGGCAGCTGCAGCGGGAATGACCACAGAAGCTGGAGCAGGACTAGAAGCAGCACTCAGTGCGG ATGGCGTTACACCGGCTGGCCTCAAGGAGGTGATCAAGACCAAGAACTGCATACTGTTTCCACCCAATCCGAACGCCCCACCACCCACCATAAGGGAGCGACCACCAGGCTGCCGGACCGTTTTTGTGGGTGGACTTCCGGAGAACATTACCGAGGAGGTTATCCGTGAGATTTTCGAGTCGTGCGGAGAGATCACCACGCTGCGCATGTCAAAGAAGAACTTCTGCCACATTCGCTACCGCCAGGAGGGGGCAATAGACAGAGCCATCTACCTATCCGGCTATCGATTGCGTATATCGGCTCTTAATGAACCACCCAACTTTGGACGCCTGCATGTGGACTATGCACAGGCACGAGATGATCAGTACGATTACGAGTGCAGGCAGAGGCAGCATCAGAGGGAGCAGCGGCATCGGGAGCGCATGTCGATGGACAGGATGCGATCGCAGTCGCCGCCACCAATACCGCATTATACGGATCACGAGGCCACGGCCGTGGCTGAGCACCTGCGCACCAACGAGACCTTCGTTAAGGCCATCCAGACGATCACTGCCTGGTTGGAGCGGGGAGATTGCACCAAGCGGAATGCAAATGTTTTCTATTCGATGATCCAGAGCACTCATGCCCACGTACGAAGGCTCCATGCTGACAAACTGCAACTGGAGGAGGATCTCAAAAAGGCCAGGGATAGCTACCGCAACCAAATGGGCACCATGTCCACGCAAT TCACTCAGATTGAAAAAGTGTTCAATGCCGCTAGTCACAAGAAGGTTTGGGACCATTTCACCAAAGCCCAAAGAAAAAACATCGATCAATGGAAGAAGTTAGCCACG GAACTTCGAACGGTCCAGATAACCGACGATGATGAAATGGAAATATCCGACGATGAGCGTGACTACGACAGACGCGGACCCAGCGCCAAGCGAATTCGCTACGACAGTGAGGGCTTAAAG GACGAAAACGACTCCCTCCGCTGTCAGCTGGAGGCCATAAGGCATGAGATGAATCTGGAGCGCAGTGATTATGTCCAACGTGAGAAACAAATAAAGGTGCTCCAAGAAACTATTCGCAACATGCAAACTCAGCTGCTGCAGACGAAGCTGCGCGAACAGAAGGACACCAAGGTCATTGAGCAGCTGGAGCGGAATCTCAAGGATGCCGGCGTAAAGCAACTTCTGTTGAAGACCAAGATCAAGGAAACTGCAGACAAGTTAAAGGACAAAGAGGCAAACAGTACCGGTGCCTCGAATGCTTCCAACGCCTCGAATCTTGACTATAGCAGCGGTGATTCGTGCAGTCAGGAAGACACGGAGATCATACCACACCAAAAACAGCCAGAACCAGAAATAATTGACATCGATAAGGTGGACGATGATGTGACCATCATCATAGAGCACCAAAGCGGTGTGGTGGAGATTCACGAAATCGAGGACGACGACAAGCTGGAACCTGCAATAGATTCTGCGGGAAATAAAGCAACGAAGTCAATTATAGAAAGTATTTCAAAGTCAAATAGTGAGGAGAATATAAATAAAGTCAGCACGGAGCACACCCCGCCATCGCCCGGGAAAGAG GTCACCTTCAAGTCCCTGGCCCTGACAGAGGCCAAGATAATTGCTCTAGCCTCCGCCTACCTGGTGCTCCATCCCCATGGCGTTGATATTGCCAACATAGCCAGTTACTTAAGCGGAATGCTGTGCAACGGTGCTGCCCCCAATAATCATGAAGATCTTGCAAATATACTCGGAAAGTACACAAATCTCTTTAAGCCGGATCAGGCCAAATGGAGGTTCTGTGGCTTCAGCGAACCTACGGAATCTCAGTCGGAGTCAAAGTGA
- the LOC108020269 gene encoding ecto-NOX disulfide-thiol exchanger 2 isoform X2, protein MLPLFGTMPNGVSLPNHPNFLNQLAAAISTAASTTSVVGNPSSPPKQNQNKMAKPQQQPQGSAPMDLENENEHSADVSSTTAHKDPKMQATSSSLSLPDSAQLYLNGLMHTPPGYLYFPAAQAGGAPAPGNAPATGGGSTAAASGGSATNAQMLMDPTAMMAAAMQQMQQMHYAAAAAAGMTTEAGAGLEAALSADGVTPAGLKEVIKTKNCILFPPNPNAPPPTIRERPPGCRTVFVGGLPENITEEVIREIFESCGEITTLRMSKKNFCHIRYRQEGAIDRAIYLSGYRLRISALNEPPNFGRLHVDYAQARDDQYDYECRQRQHQREQRHRERMSMDRMRSQSPPPIPHYTDHEATAVAEHLRTNETFVKAIQTITAWLERGDCTKRNANVFYSMIQSTHAHVRRLHADKLQLEEDLKKARDSYRNQMGTMSTQ, encoded by the exons ATGC TACCGCTCTTTGGGACCATGCCGAATGGCGTAAGTTTGCCAAATCACCCGAACTTCCTCAACCAATTGGCGGCTGCCATTTCCACGGCAGCCTCGACGACATCGGTCGTGGGAAATCCCTCGTCGCCGCCCAAACAAAACCAGAATAAGATGGCCAAGCCCCAACAGCAACCGCAGGGGAGTGCGCCCATGGATCTGGAAAATGAGAATGAACACTCCGCGGATGTCAGCTCTACGACGGCCCACAAGGATCCGAAAATGCAGGCCACATCCTCATCGCTGTCCCTGCCGGACTCAGCTCAACTATACCTGAATGGCTTGATGCACACGCCTCCGGGCTATCTGTATTTTCCGGCTGCCCAGGCGGGTGGTGCTCCTGCCCCCGGAAATGCACCCGCGACAGGAGGCGGATCCACAGCAGCAGCTTCAGGAGGTAGCGCCACCAATGCCCAGATGCTAATGGATCCCACGGCCATGATGGCAGCGGCCATGCAGCAGATGCAACAAATGCACTACGCAGCGGCAGCTGCAGCGGGAATGACCACAGAAGCTGGAGCAGGACTAGAAGCAGCACTCAGTGCGG ATGGCGTTACACCGGCTGGCCTCAAGGAGGTGATCAAGACCAAGAACTGCATACTGTTTCCACCCAATCCGAACGCCCCACCACCCACCATAAGGGAGCGACCACCAGGCTGCCGGACCGTTTTTGTGGGTGGACTTCCGGAGAACATTACCGAGGAGGTTATCCGTGAGATTTTCGAGTCGTGCGGAGAGATCACCACGCTGCGCATGTCAAAGAAGAACTTCTGCCACATTCGCTACCGCCAGGAGGGGGCAATAGACAGAGCCATCTACCTATCCGGCTATCGATTGCGTATATCGGCTCTTAATGAACCACCCAACTTTGGACGCCTGCATGTGGACTATGCACAGGCACGAGATGATCAGTACGATTACGAGTGCAGGCAGAGGCAGCATCAGAGGGAGCAGCGGCATCGGGAGCGCATGTCGATGGACAGGATGCGATCGCAGTCGCCGCCACCAATACCGCATTATACGGATCACGAGGCCACGGCCGTGGCTGAGCACCTGCGCACCAACGAGACCTTCGTTAAGGCCATCCAGACGATCACTGCCTGGTTGGAGCGGGGAGATTGCACCAAGCGGAATGCAAATGTTTTCTATTCGATGATCCAGAGCACTCATGCCCACGTACGAAGGCTCCATGCTGACAAACTGCAACTGGAGGAGGATCTCAAAAAGGCCAGGGATAGCTACCGCAACCAAATGGGCACCATGTCCACGCAAT GA